The nucleotide sequence TTGAGTGCACCGGTAAATTCGATGATAGAACCTCAGGCCTGGCGCATATCAATGCTGGGGCAGGCAAGGTGCTTTTTTCTTCACCGGGTGCCACAGATTTAGACAATACCGTTATTTTTGGTACCAATGAAGATACGTTAACCAGTGAACAAAAGTTGGTCTCTAACGGGTCCTGTACCACGAATTGTATTGTGCCTGTCATCCAAGCGCTTGATGCGGCTTTTGGCGTAGAAAGTGGAACAATTACGACTATTCACGCGTCTATGCACGACCAACAAGTGATTGATGCTTACCATGAAGATTTGCGCAGAACCCGCGCAGCAAGCCAGTCAATTATTCCCGTTGATACGCGCTTAGCGGCAGGTATAGAGCGTATTCTGCCTAAGTTTGCAGGGAAGTTTGAAGCAATCGCTGTGCGTGTGCCCACGATAAACGTCACTGCTATGGACTTAAGTGTCAGCCTTAATGCTAAAGTCACTATTGAGCAGGTAAATCAGGCGCTTCGTAGTGCAAAGGCGGGGCGATTACAGGGAATTTTGGATTACACCGAAGAGCCTTTGGTGTCGGTAGATTTTAATCATGACCCACACTCGTGTATTGTAGATGGCACACAAACGCGAGTAAGCCATAAGCAGCTGGTTAAAACCCTGGTATGGTGTGACAACGAATGGGGTTTTGCTAACCGAATGCTCGACACCGCCAAAGCGATGTTCGACGCAAAATAATGCATTAATGCTGCCAGGGTTGGTAGCACAACCCGCGCAGCTTTCATAAGTTAATATGCCCTTGTTAATCATGTTGTTGATTCACAGGGGCGGTAAATTTAAATTAACATAGGAAAGACAATGGCAATTCCAAGTATGAGCGATATGGCCCTTAACGGTCAGCGTGTTCTAATCAGACAAGATTTAAACGTGCCGGTAAAAGACGGCAAAGTGACTTCTGATGCGCGTATTAAAGCATCTATTCCCACGATTAAAGCGGCCTTAGAAGCCGGCGCAGCGGTAATGGTGATGTCTCATCTTGGCCGCCCCACTGAAGGGGAGCCTGCCGATGAGTTTTCACTACAACCTGTTGTCGATTACCTTAACGACGCGCTCGATGTTCCCGTCAAGCTTGTCAAAAACTACCTTGATGGCGTGGAACTTGCCGACGGTGAATTGGTTATTTTGGAAAATGTTCGTTTTAACCAAGGCGAAAAGAAAGACGACGAAACCCTAGCGAAGCAATACGCAGCCCTGTGCGACATCTTTGTGATGGATGCATTTGGTACTGCACACCGTGCACAAGCCTCTACTCATGGCGTCGCTAAGTTTGCTCCTAAAGCGTGTGCAGGCCCTCTACTTGCGGCTGAACTTGACGCGCTTGGCAAGGCTTTAGATAACCCTAAGCGCCCTATGGTAGCCATTGTGGGTGGCTCTAAAGTTTCTACAAAACTTACGGTATTAAAAACGTTGGCCGAAAAAGTTGACCAGTTAATTGTTGGTGGCGGTATTGCCAATACCTTTATTGCAGCACAGGGTCACAATGTTGGTAAATCTCTTGTGGAAATGGATTTAACCGAACAAGCCACTCAGCTCATGAACGAAGCACAGGCTAACGGCGGTAACATTCCAGTACCTACTGATGTTGTGGTAGGGCAAGCGTTTGATGAAAATACACAAGCCACCCTGAAAGCGGTATCTGATGTCGCTGATGATGATATGATTTTTGATATCGGCCCTGATTCCTCAAAAGCTCTAGAGTCCATTATTAAAAATGCCGGCACCATTGTATGGAATGGGCCAGTAGGTGTCTTTGAGTTTGAACAGTTCAGTGCGGGAACGAAAGCGCTTTCTCAAGCAATTGCCGAAAGTGATGCGTTCTCAATTGCAGGTGGTGGTGATACACTAGCTGCAGTCGATAGATATGAAATCGCTGACAAGATATCTTATATCTCAACAGGTGGTGGTGCATTCCTCGAGTTTTTAGAAGGAAAAACACTACCTGCAGTAGCCATGTTAGAAGAAAAAAATAAATAATACTAACAGGTTACAAGAATCGGAAACGATTTTGCCGGTGCTACAGTGACGTACACCGGCTTATAACTATAAACCCTACAGCTGTCCACAGGACAGGAATATAAAAAGGAGTGTTGCAATGGCATCACAAGCTCAGCAAGCTATGCTGGATAAACTCAATACGCAAACGGGTTTTATTGCAGCCCTAGATCAAAGTGGCGGCAGTACACCTAAAGCATTGCGTCTTTATGGCATTGAAGAGTCTGAATACAGTTCAGACGAAGAAATGTTCAACCTCGTTCATGAAATGCGTACCCGCATTATTACCAGCACCCCTTTTAGCGGTGAGCGCGTATTAGGCGCAATCCTGTTTGAAAACACACTTGATAGAGAAATTGAAGGCATGTCTACTGCGCATTTCTTGTGGCAGAAAAAGCGTGTTATCCCTTTCTTAAAAGTGGACAAAGGGCTAGAGGCTGAAAGCAATGGTGTGCAGGTAATGAAGCCTATTGTCGGCCTAGATGCTCTGCTAGCGAAAGCGGTTGCGCAAGACGTATTTGGTACAAAAATGCGTAGCGTGGTAAAACTCGCTAACCATCAAGGTATCAAAGATGTGGTTGCTCAGCAGTTTGAAGTGGGTAAGGAAATTCTCGCCGCAGGGTTAGTGCCTATTATTGAACCTGAGGTTGACATTAACAGCCCTCAAAAAGCAGAAGCAGAAGCATTACTGAAACTTGAAATCCTCACTCAGCTAAATTTACTGAATGAAGGCCAAGAAGTTATGCTGAAACTGACTTTGCCTACGGAAGCGAATTTCTACAAAGAGCTTGTCGATCATCCGCGGGTACTGAAAGTGGTCGCACTTTCTGGTGGATATAGCCGCGATGATGCGAATGCGAAATTGGCTGAAAACCAAGGTATTATTGCTAGTTTCTCAAGAGCACTTACCGAAGGTGTTTCGGCTAAGCAAAGCCAAGAAGAATTTGAAGCGACACTAGATGCAGCGATTGAAGGCATCTATCAGGCGTCAAAGTCATAAAGTAAAATATGAATTCATTAAAAAAGGAGAGCGTTGCTCTCCTTTTTTGTGTTTGTTTCCCGCCCATTTAGGGTAACCCTTGCCGTTATCTGTTGTTAACCGTTGCTTACTTATAGGCTATATCGAAAGCTTCTGTGTTAACTAACTCTCCAGTTTTGTGATGTCGGGCTTAATCACCAACGACAAATCTAGACTTTTCCAATACACACTTTCTCTGATTAAATCTGCTGAGATAATCGGCTTTTCATCTAACCATTCGTCAGGGAAGGTAAGAGTAAGTACATGTTTATCAACGTGTATTTTTACGTCAGGAACAAAGCCTTCTTGGCGTTTAATATTCAACAACGCCCCTAACCGCAATAAGGCAATTAAGCGTTTTACTGCATTGTCCTCAAATAGGTTAAAGTTCGGTAACTCATTGGTGCGTATCTTTTTGCGATGAAAGCGTACGAGGGTGGCCAATAGCAACTGTTGTTCTTGGGTAAATCCAGGCATGTCTACATTTGCCAAAATATACGCACTGTGTTTTTGAATGCCTCGGGTGTTAATTTGCATTCCTACTTCGTGCAGCAGCGCTGCCCAACCCAGCATACTTCTGAAATCTTTTCCTTTAAGCTTCCATTCTTTTGCCACTTGATCGAAAAACTGCAAGGTTGTGTTTAACACCATAGTGGCTTGCGCCGTGTCTACGTCGTAACGCGTCGCTAGGCTGCTGGCGGTTCTGCCTCTAATATCAGCATGATGAAGCTCATCTTCCATCTGATATAACACGCCTTCTCTTAGCGCCGCAGGCGAGTAGGTTAACCCTTCTATGTCTAAGGCTTTAAACACAGCAATTAATATGGCTAAGCCGCCTGCAATAACTACTCGCCTATCATCGCTTAGGTTCGGGTAGTTAAGTTTGTCTACATGACCGGCGCTGACAAACTCTTTCATTAGGTTGCGTAGGCTTTTTTGGGTGACAGGCACATCATGACCATTTGCATTGTCTTGTTGGCACAAGGTAAATAATGAACGAATGGTACCTGAGGTACCAATACACTGTACCCAGCCGAGACGACGGTACTTGCCGTCAATCATTTCAAGTTCTTGTGCCGCCGCAGTAATGGCACGATCAAATGACTTACCTTTTAATTCGCCATCGGGGAAGAAGCGTTGGGTGTAGCTCACACAGCCCATTTGTAAGCTTCTGCACAGCAAAGGCTTAAACCCCTTACCAATCACAAATTCAGTTGACCCGCCGCCAATATCAACCACTAACTGTTGTCCATCAGCGTGATTGGTGTGGGCAACGCCAGAATAAAT is from Alteromonas australica and encodes:
- the ppx gene encoding exopolyphosphatase, with amino-acid sequence MTQHETVLSSVESRETNKVAALDIGSNSFHLVVARIVAGSVQILHRVKQKVRLAEGLDENNVLSEEAMERGLNMLRVIAESLRGFEPDSVRIVATHTLRKAVNARDFINQAKEILPYPVEVISGVEEARLIYSGVAHTNHADGQQLVVDIGGGSTEFVIGKGFKPLLCRSLQMGCVSYTQRFFPDGELKGKSFDRAITAAAQELEMIDGKYRRLGWVQCIGTSGTIRSLFTLCQQDNANGHDVPVTQKSLRNLMKEFVSAGHVDKLNYPNLSDDRRVVIAGGLAILIAVFKALDIEGLTYSPAALREGVLYQMEDELHHADIRGRTASSLATRYDVDTAQATMVLNTTLQFFDQVAKEWKLKGKDFRSMLGWAALLHEVGMQINTRGIQKHSAYILANVDMPGFTQEQQLLLATLVRFHRKKIRTNELPNFNLFEDNAVKRLIALLRLGALLNIKRQEGFVPDVKIHVDKHVLTLTFPDEWLDEKPIISADLIRESVYWKSLDLSLVIKPDITKLES
- a CDS encoding phosphoglycerate kinase — its product is MAIPSMSDMALNGQRVLIRQDLNVPVKDGKVTSDARIKASIPTIKAALEAGAAVMVMSHLGRPTEGEPADEFSLQPVVDYLNDALDVPVKLVKNYLDGVELADGELVILENVRFNQGEKKDDETLAKQYAALCDIFVMDAFGTAHRAQASTHGVAKFAPKACAGPLLAAELDALGKALDNPKRPMVAIVGGSKVSTKLTVLKTLAEKVDQLIVGGGIANTFIAAQGHNVGKSLVEMDLTEQATQLMNEAQANGGNIPVPTDVVVGQAFDENTQATLKAVSDVADDDMIFDIGPDSSKALESIIKNAGTIVWNGPVGVFEFEQFSAGTKALSQAIAESDAFSIAGGGDTLAAVDRYEIADKISYISTGGGAFLEFLEGKTLPAVAMLEEKNK
- the epd gene encoding erythrose-4-phosphate dehydrogenase, whose translation is MVNIAINGFGRIGRNVLRALYESGRNNEFNVVAINDIAKPEGIAHLLKYDTAHGRFRFDVALENNTLKVAGSPIQLLAEPDINHLPWQALGVDIVLECTGKFDDRTSGLAHINAGAGKVLFSSPGATDLDNTVIFGTNEDTLTSEQKLVSNGSCTTNCIVPVIQALDAAFGVESGTITTIHASMHDQQVIDAYHEDLRRTRAASQSIIPVDTRLAAGIERILPKFAGKFEAIAVRVPTINVTAMDLSVSLNAKVTIEQVNQALRSAKAGRLQGILDYTEEPLVSVDFNHDPHSCIVDGTQTRVSHKQLVKTLVWCDNEWGFANRMLDTAKAMFDAK
- a CDS encoding fructose bisphosphate aldolase; protein product: MASQAQQAMLDKLNTQTGFIAALDQSGGSTPKALRLYGIEESEYSSDEEMFNLVHEMRTRIITSTPFSGERVLGAILFENTLDREIEGMSTAHFLWQKKRVIPFLKVDKGLEAESNGVQVMKPIVGLDALLAKAVAQDVFGTKMRSVVKLANHQGIKDVVAQQFEVGKEILAAGLVPIIEPEVDINSPQKAEAEALLKLEILTQLNLLNEGQEVMLKLTLPTEANFYKELVDHPRVLKVVALSGGYSRDDANAKLAENQGIIASFSRALTEGVSAKQSQEEFEATLDAAIEGIYQASKS